The Oreochromis aureus strain Israel breed Guangdong linkage group 16, ZZ_aureus, whole genome shotgun sequence genome includes the window ACGTGCCGATGAACAGGTAGACGAAAAGGGGGGCCAGGACAAAACCGCGGAGGGCGTCCACGTTGAAGATCCCCACGAAACACACCCCTGTAAGGACGTCCCCGTCCACCTGGCCCATGGCGAGGATGGTGATGGTTTTGATGGCCGGGACAGCCCACGCGGCTAGGTGGAAGTACTGGGAGTTGGCTTCAATCGCTTCGTGGCCCCATTTCATCCCGGCAGAAAGGAACCAAGTCAGAGACAAAATCACCCACCAGATGGAGCTGGCCATGCCGAAAAAGTATAACACCATGAAAAGGATTGTGCAGCCCTCTTTTTTGGTCCCCTGAGCCACTGTCCTGTAGCCGTCCGGCTTGAATTTATCCACGCAGACTACTTGGTCTTCTAGGAAAAACCCGGCGGCGTAGGCTACCGCCACCATAAAATAACAGCCAGACAAAAAGATGATGGGCCGCTCGGGGTATCGGAACCGTCTCATGTCCACTAGATAGGTGAGCACCGTGAACAAGGTGCTCACACAGCATAGGATGGACCAGATCCCGACCCAAAGCCGGCCGAACTTTACCTCATCCTCTCGGAAGTACATGATCCCGGTTGGTTTGGTAGGTTCGCAGGGGGCTCCGCAGTCTTTGACCCCCATGAATCTGTAGCCCAGGTAGGAGGGCACTTCCAGCTGCAGCGGGCAGGAGAACTGGTGGTACTGGTTTGGTTGTGAAGGGTGCTGGTTCGGTCTTCCCATTTTGGGGGGGAGAGTAATTGGGTCCGGTGCGtagggagaagaagaggaggccgGGGTACCCGGTTCCGACGTGTTCTGGCCGACGCAGATCTCCCCGGCTCCGTGGACGGGGAAAGCCTCGCAGCGCAGCCGCTCCGGCCACTGGAAGCCGAATTTATTCATCAGGGCTTCACATCCCTGCCGTGCCCGCTCACACAGGGACCGACACGGGGGGATGGCCTGCTCCAGCACGGTGCACACGGGAGCATACATTGAGCAAaggaagaacttcagatccgcAGAGCACTGGACCTTAACGAGAGGGTAGAACTGGTGCACCTCAAGTCCGGCGTCCTCCTGGTTCGTGTGGCCCAGGAGGTTCGGCATGATGGTCTGGTTGTAGGCGATGTCGGTGCAGAGCGGGATGGAGATGGGCTGACAGAAGCCGTGTTCCGGGACGGATATTCCACTCTCACTGTTGTAATGCTGGGCAGAAGCGGGTGAGAAAAAGGAGAGCCCGCACAGCAGCCACATGATCCGCAGAAACACGGAGCCAGTGGTGAACCTGGCCGCCGCCATAGttgaggaggaggggggagggaaggaaaaactttgaTCCAAGTAGGGCGACTCAAAAATGGtggaaaatggaaagaaatttTCAATAAATGTCCAAATACTTGACTAGAAGTCCAAGTAATTTCAGTTTAAATGATTGTAATCGACTTTTCTCCCGCGTGTAATGAAGATAAATCCAAGAGAAACACTCGTCATGTCATGACTTCTTAATGGTCTTTGTAAGTGACTCCAAGCAGTCCACTCTGACTCCCGGTCCGTTCAAAAGTCCTGTTTTCTCCAAACAATGCAATTTCACCTTAGTCCAGCTTACTTAACTTTTACAACTACTTACTTTAGCGCTGAACGATGCAGGATAAAGGCGTAAATGCTTAGTATTTCCACTGTTTGTCGACTTAAGTTCACGCAGCGAGTCGCTTCACATGCTGGGCGGTTGGAAGTCCGGAGGCTCGCGCTCCTCACTCTGTGCAGATTCCACCGGTTTCCAGGCGCCCATTCCATTCACTGGACCCCCTCCCCTCCGGCCGAGCGCGAGGCGCCTTGAAACCGCCGCAGTGTCTCGGCCAATCACCGCGTTTGTTTTCCTACAGCGCTCGTTTCTGATTGG containing:
- the LOC116323674 gene encoding frizzled-7-A-like, yielding MAAARFTTGSVFLRIMWLLCGLSFFSPASAQHYNSESGISVPEHGFCQPISIPLCTDIAYNQTIMPNLLGHTNQEDAGLEVHQFYPLVKVQCSADLKFFLCSMYAPVCTVLEQAIPPCRSLCERARQGCEALMNKFGFQWPERLRCEAFPVHGAGEICVGQNTSEPGTPASSSSPYAPDPITLPPKMGRPNQHPSQPNQYHQFSCPLQLEVPSYLGYRFMGVKDCGAPCEPTKPTGIMYFREDEVKFGRLWVGIWSILCCVSTLFTVLTYLVDMRRFRYPERPIIFLSGCYFMVAVAYAAGFFLEDQVVCVDKFKPDGYRTVAQGTKKEGCTILFMVLYFFGMASSIWWVILSLTWFLSAGMKWGHEAIEANSQYFHLAAWAVPAIKTITILAMGQVDGDVLTGVCFVGIFNVDALRGFVLAPLFVYLFIGTSFLLAGFVSLFRIRTIMKHDGTKTEKLEKLMVRIGVFSVLYTVPATIVIACYFYEQAFREHWERTWHMQTCKRFAVPCPVHNFAPMTPDFTVFMIKYLMTMIVGITSGFWVWSGKTLQSWRRFYKRLSNGSHGETTV